The Opitutaceae bacterium genome has a window encoding:
- a CDS encoding YceI family protein produces the protein MKTAITTILAGASLGLSLAQAAPIDFDFKDPKGVNNIVFQLDAPLESINGTATGITGNVSFDPDDPTSIAGSIVLDVNSLTVPNSTMQGHLVGPRWLDTAAHSNIVFEAVAAANARTVNDSTVVDLTGNLTIKGVTKQMTVPVKITYLKGKLKARGGTDSDGDLLVLRSSFVILRDAFGINPGQNLDKVSNEIELSLSLVGIAPY, from the coding sequence ATGAAAACAGCCATCACCACCATTCTGGCCGGAGCCTCGCTCGGCCTGTCCCTCGCTCAAGCCGCTCCGATTGATTTCGATTTCAAGGATCCGAAGGGCGTCAACAACATCGTCTTCCAGCTCGACGCCCCCCTCGAATCAATCAACGGGACGGCGACCGGCATCACCGGAAACGTCTCTTTCGATCCGGATGATCCGACCTCCATCGCTGGAAGCATCGTCCTCGATGTCAACTCGCTGACCGTCCCCAACAGCACCATGCAGGGGCATCTTGTCGGTCCCCGCTGGTTGGATACGGCGGCTCATTCCAACATTGTCTTCGAAGCGGTAGCCGCCGCCAACGCCCGTACCGTCAACGACAGCACCGTGGTCGACCTCACCGGAAACCTGACGATCAAGGGGGTCACCAAACAGATGACGGTGCCGGTCAAGATCACCTACCTCAAGGGCAAGCTGAAAGCGCGTGGCGGGACGGACAGCGACGGCGATCTTCTCGTCCTCCGGTCCAGCTTCGTCATTCTGCGGGATGCTTTCGGGATCAATCCCGGGCAGAACCTCGACAAGGTCTCCAACGAAAT
- a CDS encoding FAD-binding and (Fe-S)-binding domain-containing protein, translating to MPALSSSPHQTASPPDIDAFFDALQGEGFTGEIRRDLATRVVHATDNSIYQFLPAAVVHVRSADDVGRLLRLGSQERFRGLSFSARGGGTGTNAQSLTEGIVVDCSKFLNRIHTIDSDAGWVEVDPGVILDNLNSALRPLGAFFAPNVSTSSRATLGGMISTDACGQGSRIHGRTSNHTIALQIALADGSTHWIQSWEPEELSGILAGHPSLARIVRTVEEVVRTRAAEIERVFPRLNRFMTGYNLAHVRSPSGRLNLVPLICGSEGTLAMVVRARLRLTPLPRFRQVVVLKYARFLDALDDAGPLSIHQPAAVETLDEKILERLREDEIFPRIRELLGEDIGRGTGATNFVEFTGDDARVIEDAVARLLRALDAAESPHPKVIGYLRTKNPREIADLWEVRKRGVGLLGNLPGRRKPVAFVEDTAVPPEELAAFVREFRQLLDRHGLEYGMYGHVDAGCLHVRPALDLVDPADEALVRTISDEVVRLVKTHHGIMWGEHGRGLRSAYTPEFFGPELHRELRRVKEAFDPDNRLNPGKIVTPLSRGESVLPVESPMRGQIDRTIPSGLRTAWEKAFDCNGNGACFTESVSSVMCPSYKATRDRIHSPKGRAMVMREWLRQGLPVKGPFADEVKVAMAGCLACKACVTQCPIHVDIPDFKARFQEAYFQENRRTLRDFILSNFERVAGLASGLAPLARGVGQSSMVQALMRKVGLVDMPEFSVPALKSRMTRAGISFFNGRSGGELVPPSDRTVILLQDAFTSLFEPEVVIDACRLIRRQGCRVFVHPFFENGKALHIKGYLDRLRQVIRSNLELLCPLQDAGFELVAIEPSVALTYRDEYIRFGPTEARRLKVRTLQEWLLATVNDPVVSLAQAAAPSAVLLPHCMESAGDPSLTSAWKTIFARFGLELKIESVGCCGMAGIYGHEVEHAATSHAIFDQQWRPILDKVPTEIPILATGFSCRHQASRCSQVRIHHPVSFLAETLVG from the coding sequence ATGCCGGCCCTGTCTTCGAGCCCACACCAAACCGCCTCACCACCCGATATCGACGCGTTTTTCGACGCTCTTCAGGGTGAGGGATTCACCGGTGAGATCCGTCGCGACCTCGCCACCCGGGTTGTCCATGCCACCGACAACAGCATCTATCAATTCCTCCCGGCCGCCGTTGTCCATGTTCGTTCGGCCGACGATGTCGGCCGACTGCTCCGACTGGGCTCGCAGGAGCGTTTCCGGGGCCTGAGTTTCTCGGCCCGGGGGGGCGGGACCGGGACCAACGCCCAATCCCTGACCGAGGGAATTGTGGTGGACTGCTCCAAGTTTCTCAATCGCATCCACACCATCGATTCCGATGCAGGCTGGGTCGAGGTCGACCCGGGGGTCATCCTTGACAACCTCAATTCCGCCCTCCGGCCACTTGGCGCCTTCTTCGCCCCGAATGTCTCAACTTCCAGCCGGGCCACCCTCGGCGGGATGATCTCGACCGACGCCTGCGGCCAGGGCTCCCGCATCCACGGGCGGACGAGCAATCACACCATCGCCCTGCAGATCGCGCTGGCCGATGGATCCACCCACTGGATACAATCTTGGGAACCGGAGGAGCTGAGCGGCATCCTCGCGGGACACCCGTCCCTGGCTCGAATCGTCCGGACGGTGGAGGAGGTCGTCAGAACCCGGGCCGCCGAAATTGAGCGGGTCTTTCCCCGTCTCAACCGGTTCATGACGGGCTACAACCTGGCCCATGTCCGCAGTCCGAGCGGCCGCCTCAACCTGGTGCCGCTCATCTGCGGATCCGAGGGCACTCTCGCCATGGTGGTGCGGGCGCGTTTGCGTCTGACCCCGTTGCCGCGCTTCCGGCAGGTTGTCGTCCTGAAGTACGCCCGCTTCCTCGACGCCCTCGATGATGCCGGCCCCCTCTCCATCCACCAGCCCGCCGCGGTGGAAACGCTGGATGAGAAGATCCTCGAACGTCTGCGCGAGGACGAGATTTTTCCCCGGATTCGGGAATTGCTGGGCGAGGATATCGGCCGCGGCACCGGCGCTACCAACTTCGTCGAGTTCACCGGCGATGACGCCCGGGTGATCGAGGACGCGGTTGCCCGTCTCCTGCGTGCGCTTGACGCTGCGGAATCCCCCCATCCCAAGGTGATCGGTTATCTGCGGACGAAAAATCCCCGGGAAATCGCCGATCTCTGGGAAGTCCGGAAGCGCGGAGTCGGCCTGCTCGGAAACCTGCCCGGCCGACGCAAACCCGTCGCCTTTGTCGAGGATACCGCTGTGCCTCCCGAGGAACTCGCCGCATTTGTCCGCGAATTCCGCCAACTCCTCGACCGCCACGGACTCGAGTACGGCATGTACGGACACGTCGATGCCGGCTGCCTGCATGTGCGTCCCGCACTCGATCTGGTCGATCCCGCCGACGAAGCCCTCGTCCGGACCATCTCCGACGAAGTGGTCCGCCTGGTGAAGACGCACCACGGCATCATGTGGGGCGAACACGGCCGGGGACTCCGCAGCGCCTACACCCCCGAGTTCTTCGGACCCGAACTGCACCGCGAACTGCGCCGGGTCAAGGAGGCCTTCGACCCCGACAACCGACTCAATCCCGGAAAGATCGTCACCCCGCTTTCGCGAGGTGAATCCGTCCTGCCGGTCGAGTCACCCATGCGCGGCCAGATCGACCGCACCATCCCGTCCGGGCTCCGCACGGCCTGGGAGAAGGCCTTTGACTGCAATGGAAACGGCGCCTGCTTCACCGAGTCGGTCTCCTCGGTCATGTGCCCATCCTACAAGGCAACCCGCGACCGGATCCATTCCCCGAAGGGCCGGGCCATGGTCATGCGGGAATGGTTACGGCAGGGATTGCCGGTCAAGGGGCCATTCGCCGACGAAGTCAAAGTCGCCATGGCCGGCTGCCTCGCCTGCAAGGCCTGTGTGACCCAATGCCCGATCCACGTGGACATCCCCGATTTCAAAGCGCGCTTTCAGGAAGCCTACTTCCAGGAGAACAGGCGCACGCTGCGCGACTTCATTCTCTCGAATTTCGAGCGGGTGGCCGGACTCGCTTCCGGACTGGCCCCGCTGGCACGCGGAGTCGGCCAGTCCTCCATGGTCCAGGCGCTGATGCGGAAAGTCGGGTTGGTCGATATGCCGGAATTCAGCGTACCGGCGTTGAAATCCAGGATGACGCGGGCGGGCATTTCTTTCTTCAACGGTCGATCCGGCGGCGAACTCGTTCCGCCTTCGGACCGAACCGTCATTTTGCTTCAGGATGCCTTCACCTCCCTTTTTGAGCCCGAGGTGGTGATCGACGCCTGTCGCCTGATCCGCCGGCAGGGGTGCCGGGTTTTCGTGCATCCCTTCTTCGAAAACGGCAAAGCGCTCCACATCAAGGGCTACCTCGACCGGTTGCGGCAGGTCATCCGCTCGAATCTGGAACTGCTGTGCCCCCTTCAGGACGCCGGTTTCGAACTGGTGGCGATCGAACCCAGCGTTGCCCTGACCTATCGGGATGAATACATCCGTTTCGGACCGACCGAGGCCCGCCGGCTCAAGGTGCGGACTCTTCAGGAATGGTTGCTTGCAACCGTGAATGACCCCGTGGTTTCCCTTGCCCAAGCGGCCGCGCCAAGCGCGGTCCTTCTCCCCCACTGCATGGAATCGGCGGGGGATCCTAGTCTGACATCGGCCTGGAAGACCATCTTTGCCCGTTTTGGCCTTGAGTTGAAAATCGAAAGCGTCGGGTGCTGCGGAATGGCCGGAATCTACGGGCATGAAGTCGAACACGCCGCCACTTCCCATGCGATTTTCGACCAGCAATGGCGGCCCATCCTCGATAAGGTGCCCACGGAGATCCCGATCCTCGCCACCGGGTTCTCCTGTCGTCATCAGGCCTCCCGTTGCTCGCAGGTTCGAATCCATCATCCGGTGAGTTTCCTTGCGGAAACACTTGTCGGCTGA